The Saccharomyces eubayanus strain FM1318 chromosome XIII, whole genome shotgun sequence DNA segment GCAAGCAAAGTCTTATTCTCGTACTTCTTGGTGAAACTGAACAGTTTCTTGTTGTCCAAGTCGATGAACTCGAAATCATAGCCATAAACGGTGATATCCTTGTGTGCCTTTCTAAATCTCAAAGCTTCCTTCCAGAAAGCTAACACAGAGTTTGGATCCTTTTGCTCGTCTTCGACGTTGATTCCCTCCCTGAAAGATTCGTTCAAGTAGAACCATGGCTTGCCAGTAGGCCCGGAGAAGCCAGCATTTGGCTCTTCATGAGTCCAAGGCATAGGGGTTCTTGCATGGTCTCTGGACATAAGGGCAATTCCTTCcaaaaacttcttcatttgCTCTGATTTTTCACCATACTCTTCCCTAATAAGCCTGTAGTTGTTTCTGATTTCAACATCCTCGTACTTTTCGACAGGCCAattcttgaaattgatTTGGCCCAACTCTTGTCCTTGATAAATGAACAAAGAGCCGGTCAGTGACGCCAACAACACCGACAGTAACTTACCAGAAATAGCACGATTTTTTTGGGAGTCGTCACCAAACCTCGTGATAGAACGAGGTTGATCGTGGTTTTCCAGATAAATTGTTGACCAACAATCAGTTCCGTTAATGTACCTGAAAAGCTCTGCGAGGGCAATTTTCCAATCTTTTAATTCAAAGGGGACCAAGCTATAACGGAACAATGGTGAAGTCCCAACATCGGTATGAGAAAAGTTGAATAGCTCGCCAAGCTCGTGTCTTGAAGCACTTGTATACAACTTCTTGGTCTCGTCGGATGCATGCTGCATTTCACCAACCGTCATAATCTCTCTGCCATCCTTAACTCTGTCTCTGATAAAGCTATTCATTTCCTGGTGGAACTCGTGAATACGTGGACCATTCAAAGTCATTGGGTCACTGGATTGCCAAATTGAGCTTTCATCGACGATAGGAGCGTCTGGTAAGCCGTGAACTTTAGAATATAAGCTTCCCACATCTATTCTAAACCCATCAACACCATGGTCTAACCAATATCCAACAGCACTTTCATAGATTGCCTTTCTGCAATCTTCACTTTCCCAATTGAGATCAGGTTGACGAGTAGCAAATAAACGCAAGTAAAATTCTTGTGTCTTTTCGTCGAACGTCCACGCAGAACCACCAAAATAAGACTTCCAGTTGTTTGGAGGGATTGGTGCGCCATCGGCGTCATAGCCCTTGGGAGGTCTCCAGAAGAACCAGTCACGTTTTGGATTGGTCTTGGAAGATCTACTCTCTTTAAACCATTCGTGTTCGCTGGAACAGTGGTTGATGACCAGGTCGGTGATAAACTTCATACCTAACTTATGCGTCTTTTCAATCAAGGCGAAGCACTCTTCATTGGTACCGTAGGTTGGCCAGACCTTCTCGTAATTGGCAATATCGTAACCCATGTCATCTTGTGGCGAGTCATAGAATGGCGAGATCCAAATCGCATCGGCACCGAGCTCTTTGATGTACTCCAACTTGGAGGCGATACCTTTCATATCACCCCAGCCATCGTTATTTGAGTCTTTGAAACTTGCTGGATAAATCTGATAGATGGTGGCCTCTTTCCACCACTTGGGTTCTATTTCTGGATGTGCAGAAGAAATAGTCATTAGTATAAAATGTTGTTACGTGAGCAAATCCGATTaatgtttttgatttgtttatgCTCTACAggtttgaaatttttccGAATTGCAACAAAAGATATACTACTCAGAACCTTCA contains these protein-coding regions:
- a CDS encoding glycoside hydrolase family 13 protein; amino-acid sequence: MTISSAHPEIEPKWWKEATIYQIYPASFKDSNNDGWGDMKGIASKLEYIKELGADAIWISPFYDSPQDDMGYDIANYEKVWPTYGTNEECFALIEKTHKLGMKFITDLVINHCSSEHEWFKESRSSKTNPKRDWFFWRPPKGYDADGAPIPPNNWKSYFGGSAWTFDEKTQEFYLRLFATRQPDLNWESEDCRKAIYESAVGYWLDHGVDGFRIDVGSLYSKVHGLPDAPIVDESSIWQSSDPMTLNGPRIHEFHQEMNSFIRDRVKDGREIMTVGEMQHASDETKKLYTSASRHELGELFNFSHTDVGTSPLFRYSLVPFELKDWKIALAELFRYINGTDCWSTIYLENHDQPRSITRFGDDSQKNRAISGKLLSVLLASLTGSLFIYQGQELGQINFKNWPVEKYEDVEIRNNYRLIREEYGEKSEQMKKFLEGIALMSRDHARTPMPWTHEEPNAGFSGPTGKPWFYLNESFREGINVEDEQKDPNSVLAFWKEALRFRKAHKDITVYGYDFEFIDLDNKKLFSFTKKYENKTLLAALNFSSENVDFTIPNDSSSFKLEFGNFPKKEVDASSRTLKPWEGRIYISE